GGCGGGCGAGGCCCCGGGCGCCGATGTGGCAGAGGCCCTGGAACTGATGACGCAAAGCCAGCTGCGCGCCGCGACCCTGCTGGCCGCGGCCCGGGCAATGACCGACGTGACCGGCTTTGGCCTGCTCGGCCACCTGCGCAACATCTGCCTGAATTCAGGCACCGGCGCGCGGATCCGGCTGAACCGGGTCCCGCTGATGCCCGGCGCGCTGGCGCTGGCGGAACGTGGCGTGCACTCTAGCCTGCTCGCAGAGAACCGGCTCGCCTTCCCCGACCTCCCCCGCGACCCGGCGCACGACCTGCTGCTCGACCCGCAAACCGCCGGCGGCCTGCTGGCCGCCGTGCCGGAGACGGCGGGCCTGATCGAGGCCCTGCGCGCCGCCGGTTACCGCGCGGCAGAAATCGGAGAGGTCACCGCCGCATCCGGGCGGATCGAGGTGGTCTGAAGGAACCCGGCGATCCGGTCCGCCACGGCCTCCAACGCCGCACTGTCCAGCGCCTCGGTCGGAAAGCGCGCCAGAACCTGCGGAGAAACCGCCCGGCGGGACTTGTCATAGGCCGGATCGTAATGGTCCTCGGCCAGCGACCGGCACAGGGCGGTCCGCTCACCCGCGTTGATCAGCGCTTCCCAGCGGTCGACAAGGGCGTGGCCACGATGAAAGCGCAGCGGCTGCAAAAGCGTCTTCAGCCGCGCCCCATCCGACAGAATGTCGTCATAGGCCTCGGCCAGGTAGCGTGCCCGCGCCGCAACCGGCGCCGCGACCTCGATCCAGGGGGCGGCTTTCATCGCCTCCCACAGCGACGGCGGCAGGTTCAGATCCCCGATCTTGCTGCTTTCCGCCTCGACCAGCACCGGGCGTGCGGGATCGAGTTGGTGCAGCGCCGCAGCAAGTGCCGTTTCAAATCCCTTCTGGCTGGGTTGCCCGCCCGGCATCTGCCCCAGCAGCGACCCGCGATGGCGCGCGAGCCCTTCCAGATCCAGAACCTGCACACCGCGCCGGGCGAGCAGCGGCAGAAGGTCCGTCTTGGCCGTGCCGGTATAGCCGCCCA
This region of Ponticoccus alexandrii genomic DNA includes:
- the mnmH gene encoding tRNA 2-selenouridine(34) synthase MnmH is translated as MMYRPKSLDDLFNHGFDSVIDVRSPSEFAEDHLPGAISLPVLDDAERARVGTIYKQNSPFKARKIGAALVFRNAALHIEGPLAHHEGGWRPLVYCWRGGQRSGTFGWLLREIGWRAGVIEGGYRSYRRAVTAALYQTPLSHRLIQLGGYTGTAKTDLLPLLARRGVQVLDLEGLARHRGSLLGQMPGGQPSQKGFETALAAALHQLDPARPVLVEAESSKIGDLNLPPSLWEAMKAAPWIEVAAPVAARARYLAEAYDDILSDGARLKTLLQPLRFHRGHALVDRWEALINAGERTALCRSLAEDHYDPAYDKSRRAVSPQVLARFPTEALDSAALEAVADRIAGFLQTTSIRPDAAVTSPISAAR